Proteins from a genomic interval of Benincasa hispida cultivar B227 chromosome 7, ASM972705v1, whole genome shotgun sequence:
- the LOC120081024 gene encoding uncharacterized protein LOC120081024 — translation MISNSAECFNSLTKEYRLMPIVCLIEHVRGMLQSWFYEQRNYWASRTTLHSNYCETRLASETDKGRRYRVESIDCYRVHVRNNRLDGIINLHTKECTCKEFESLGIPCSHAIVAARERNIPIHGLCSRFYTVDSLMTAYAEPINPLGHISEWKRPSGYVEKIILPPKFVPQAGRRRVRRIPSRGEFCRQMKCGRCGNYGHNLQNCTEPLTTVRRAKNSRDRDTNTPHPV, via the coding sequence ATGATATCCAATAgtgcagagtgtttcaattccTTAACTAAAGAGTATCGATTGATGCCTATAGTATGCTTGATCgaacatgttagaggaatgcTCCAATCGTGGTTCTACGAACAGAGGAATTACTGGGCATCTCGAACGACATTGCACTCTAACTACTGTGAAACCCGATTGGCAAGTGAAACTGATAAGGGCAGACGATATCGGGTAGAGTCCATTGATTGTTATCGGGTACACGTGCGAAATAATCGATTGGATGGTATTATCAATCTTCACACAAAAGAATGCACGTGTAAGGAATTTGAATCACTTGGTATCCCATGTTCCCATGCAATTGTTGCTGCCAGAGAAAGAAATATACCCATCCACGGTCTTTGCAGTCGATTTTATACAGTTGACTCTTTAATGACTGCGTATGCGGAGCCTATAAATCCACTTGGccacatatctgaatggaaaAGACCTTCTGGATACGTAGAAAAGATTATCCTTCCTCCGAAGTTTGTGCCACAAGCTGGGCGACGgagagtgagaagaataccATCAAGAGGAGAATTTTGCAGACAAATGAAGTGTGGTCGGTGTGGGAATTATGGACATAACCTCCAAAATTGTACTGAACCGCTTACAACCGTGCGACGTGCCAAAAATTCCAGAGACCGAGACACAAACACCCCTCATCCAGTTTAG
- the LOC120081913 gene encoding proline transporter 1-like, with protein sequence MAPINDVDVERMEVAVPETAHQISSDSWFQVGFVLTTGINSAYVLGYSGTIMVPLGWIAGVVGLIAATAISLYANTLIAKLHEFGGKRHIRYRDLAGFVYGRKAYSLTWGLQYVNLFMINVGYIILAGQALKAVYVLFSDEHVMKLPYFIAIAGVVCALFAISIPHLSALRIWLGFSTVFSLIYIIVAFVLSLKDGVNTSADYSIPGSSTSKIFTTIGAAANLVFAFNTGMLPEIQATVRQPVVKNMLKALYFQFTVGVLPMYAVTFIGYWAYGSSTSTYLLNSVNGPIWVKAIANISAFLQTVIALHIFASPMYEYLDTRYGITGSALNVKNLSFRIGVRGGYLAITTLVSAMLPFLGDFMSLTGAVSTFPLTFILANHMYLVAKKTKLTSLHKLWHWFNVCFFSCMSLAAAVAALRLIAVDSKNYNLFADL encoded by the exons ATGGCACCAATCAACGATGTTGATGTGGAAAGAATGGAGGTTGCCGTACCGGAAACTGCTCATCAGATTAGCAGTG ATTCATGGTTTCAAGTAGGTTTTGTCCTTACCACTGGTATCAACAGTGCTTATGTACTGGGATACTCAGGTACCATAATGGTTCCTCTTGGTTGGATAGCTGGAGTTGTTGGTTTAATTGCAGCCACAGCCATTTCATTATATGCAAATACTCTTATTGCCAAGCTCCATGAATTTGGTGGGAAGAGGCATATCAGATACAGAGATTTAGCAGGCTTTGTATACG GTAGGAAAGCTTATTCTCTTACATGGGGATTACAATATGTCAATCTTTTTATGATTAACGTAGGATACATCATCTTAGCTGGTCAAGCCTTGAAG GCTGTTTATGTCCTCTTCAGTGATGAGCACGTTATGAAGCTTCCCTATTTTATAGCCATTGCTGGCGTTGTTTGTGCCTTGTTTGCAATATCAATACCCCATTTATCAGCTCTAAGAATTTGGCTGGGATTCTCAACTGTTTTCAGTTTGATATACATCATTGTTGCATTTGTACTGTCTCTTAAGGATG GAGTCAACACATCTGCAGATTATAGTATTCCAGGATCGTCAACTAGCAAAATTTTTACGACGATAGGAGCAGCTGCTAATTTGGTTTTTGCCTTCAATACTGGAATGCTTCCAGAGATTCAG GCAACGGTGAGGCAGCCTGTAGTCAAGAACATGCTAAAGGCTCTCTACTTCCAGTTCACCGTTGGAGTCTTGCCCATGTATGCCGTTACTTTTATCGGATACTGGGCATATGGATCTTCCACCTCAACTTATTTACTCAACAGCGTAAATGGTCCAATTTGGGTGAAGGCAATAGCAAATATATCCGCTTTCCTTCAAACAGTCATCGCTCTGCAT ATATTTGCCAGCCCAATGTACGAGTATTTGGACACAAGGTACGGGATCACAGGAAGTGCACTGAATGTAAAAAATTTGTCATTCAGAATAGGTGTGAGAGGAGGGTACCTGGCCATAACCACACTGGTCTCAGCTATGTTACCTTTCCTTGGAGACTTCATGAGCCTTACAGGAGCAGTCAGCACATTCCCACTTACATTTATACTTGCAAACCATATGTACCTTGTGGCAAAGAAGACCAAACTCACTTCTCTACACAAGCTTTGGCATTGGTTTAATGTTTGTTTCTTTAGCTGTATGTCTTTAGCAGCAGCGGTTGCAGCTTTAAGGCTCATAGCAGTAGACTCCAAAAACTACAATTTATTTGCTGATCTATGA